One genomic segment of Macaca fascicularis isolate 582-1 chromosome 19, T2T-MFA8v1.1 includes these proteins:
- the NANOS3 gene encoding nanos homolog 3 isoform X1, translating into MGTFDLWTDYLGLARLVRAFSGKEGPETRLSPQPEPEPVLEPVSALESVSVPESVSVPESVPVPGSKDQKRSLESSPAPERLCSFCKHNGESRAIYQSHVLKDEAGRVLCPILRDYVCPQCGATRERAHTRRFCPLTGQGYTSVYSHTTRNSAGKKLVRPDKAKTQDTGHRRGGGGGAGFRGAGKSEPSPSCSPSMPT; encoded by the exons ATGGGGACCTTTGACCTGTGGACAGATTACCTGGGTTTGGCACGCCTGGTTAGGGCTTTCAGTGGGAAAGAGGGGCCTGAGACCAGGCTGAGCCCccagccagagccagagccagtGCTGGAACCAGTGTCAGCGCTGGAGTCAGTGTCAGTGCCAGAGTCAGTATCAGTGCCGGAGTCGGTCCCAGTGCCAGGATCCAAGGATCAGAAGCGCAGCCTGGAGTCCTCGCCAGCTCCCGAACGCCTGTGCTCTTTCTGCAAACACAACGGCGAGTCCCGGGCCATCTACCAGTCCCACGTGCTGAAGGACGAGGCCGGCAGGGTGCTGTGTCCCATCCTGCGGGACTACGTGTGCCCCCAGTGCGGTGCCACGCGTGAGCGTGCCCACACCCGACGCTTCTGCCCGCTTACTGGCCAGGGCTACACCTCCGTCTACAGCCACACCACTCGAAACTCGGCAGGCAAGAAGCTGGTCCGTCCTGACAAGGCGAAGACGCAGGACACAGGCCACcgccgaggaggaggaggaggagcag GTTTCAGAGGTGCCGGGAAGTCTGAGCCTTCGCCCTCCTGCTCTCCCTCCATGCCCACCTAA